AGGTGGAGCCAGCTGGATTGGAGGAGGTGATCACCGACGCCGTGGCTGGGCTGCCCCATGTCGTGCGGGTCAGCGCCCGGGATTTTCTGGACGCTGGCACCTGGAGCTCCTGGAGCCCTGAGGCCTGGGGGACTCCAAGCACCGGTGAGACACAGAGCCTGAGGAAAGGGCAGAGGCCAAGCCAACTAGTATCTGCAGGGACTATCTGGCAATTGCGGCCCCAGGCTTCAGCTGTAGCCTGCAGCCCCGCCCTAGCTTAAGCCCCGCCCTAGCTTTAACCCTGTCTCTTAGCCTTTACCCCTACTTACTTACGGAAAGCTGGCTCTGCCCCTTCAAGCTCTGCCTCCTAGGCGCCGCAGGGCCCAACCCTGGCCCTGGCCTCTCCTGGCGCCTGGCAGGCCCTGGCCTCTGCCCCCACTCCTCGTGGGCAGTTCTCAGGTCTCATCTCCCCCCAGAGCCCCTACCGAAGGAGATACCAGTTGGGGACCAGCAGCACACACAGACAGAGGAAGAACCTCAGGCGGACAGTCCCGCTCCCCCAGGACCGTCCCTTCTACCTGACCCGCGGCCACTTGGTGAGCTTGAGCAGATGGGCAAAGGTGGGAGAGAATGACAAAGCCCCAGGGAAAAGGGGACACTGAGTTTGGTCAGGCAGGCTTGCTCTTGCAGCTGACACGTGACCCTCTGCCTCAGACCACAGAGACCCCCTGGAACAGGTGGCCGTGCTGGCATCTTTGGGAATCTTCTCTTTCCTGGGACTGGTGGCTGGGGCCCTGGCACTGGGGCTCTGGTGAGTGACTGGCCCCTTAGCCTCTGATCCCACACAGATGCTCTGATACCCACAGCCTGCACCCATTTCTGCCCCTCATGACCCCAGTCCCAGCATATCTGATTCTGGAACCATTCCTCCTCCCTGTTCCACTCCCAACTTCATGATTCTACTCTTTCCTCTCTTGACCCTTTACTAATAAAACCTTTTTGGAAGAGTCAGAGATGCCCCACATTGTTAGGGAGACAACTTCTTTTTTGTGCTCTAGGCTAAGGTTGAGACCAGATGAGAAGGATGGACCCCAAAAATCTGGGCTCTTGGCCCCAATGATTTCAGTGGACAAGCTTCCAGGTGAGTGTGACATCTGGGAGGTTTGGACTTGGGAGATGTGTGATCTcattttgactgtatggattaaGAGCCACATGCTTTAATCCTCATAAGGGTTTTGGGAATCAAAGGTGGGTCTCCTCATTCTTATGACTTCCGGACTCAGATGGGCCTTTCATTCTTGAGTCCCTGGGCTTAGAGTTgggtctcttctgtctcttgcagGATGCTGGGGCTCCTAGATGGGACTCCTTCATTTTCAGGGTATTATGCTCAGAGCTGGATGTCCATCTTTATTCTTGGGGTATCTGGATCCCCTCCCCTATTCTTGATATGCCTGGGCCCAGAGCTGGATCCACTCCCTCATCCCCAGGGTGTTGGGGCTTACCCAAAAGTGGCTGCCCTATTCATTCTTGGAGTGTTGGGCTCATAACTGGGTCCCCTCCCTCATTCTCAGGGTATCTGGGACACGATCTAGTCCTACCATCTCCCTTGATTTTCCTCTTTGTTGTAGGAGTCCCAAACCTGTAGAGGACCTTGGAGGCCTTCAGCTGATTCCACCTATAATGCTGgtgtggatggatggacagatggaacCCAGGCAGGACAGCAGATCCCCATGGAGGCGGGTTCTCAGCTGGAAGTTCTGTTTGGACCCATTTCTAtgagactctgtgttcccaactTGCCAGTTGAAAGGTGCCTGGACCTCTGACTTCATCCCAGAGCTGGAGGTCTACCTGAAGAATGTGTGTagatgtgtatgtctgtgtgtctccaAGTGTATGTGAGGCAGGGGACATGTGTTctctgcatgtatgtatataggtacctggtgagtgtgtgtgggtcTTATGCTCTTGGCTTTGCCCCTGGCGGGAGTTGTGAGGGTGTGAATAAAGAGAATGAGGAGGTTCTGTCTGTTGACATGTCTCACAGCTCCAGATTCAGGACTCACAGGAGACTGCATCAAACTTGGAGACCACAGTCAGAGAATATTGTGCATCGCTGCTTTATTACTTTGGCTACTGGGGGTCCCAGCCCATTTTCCCTATGAGCTCCAAACTCTGGTTGGGCTGAGTTCCCTGGAGCCTCTTCCCTTGGCGCTCAAACCACCGAATCAGGCTGCGGTTCTGGGGGTGGATGCAGACCTTGCGTTGAGACAGGTAAAGCCTGGAAAAGGAAAGGTTCAAAGCCACGGTCATAACTGGGGGGACGAGGGTGAGATCCAGGAGTCAGAGGCAAAGGCCAGATGAAAACCTGAGTTGGCATCAGAAATAGCAATCGGGATGGGGCTGAGATCAGCATCCAGAGTTGGGACTGAGGTCAGAGTCAGGGACAAATCAGGGGCAGAGTCAAAGCTCACACGAAGGCCTGGAGGTGACAGTCCCCGTCCGCTTCCTGTAGTTCCACTCGGATGACCCTCCTCAGTAGCTTGTTTGGGAGTGGCTGTCGGTAGAGCTGAGTACAGCATGCAGGGCTGATTGGCAGTGGCAATGCTAGGGGAACAGGACCGAGTGTTCAGAGGGCTTCTGACCCCAAACTCCATCAGAAGGCTGGAGGCTGGGCTTCCTGGGCCCTTCCCCTCCATCCCAATCACCCAAATCCGGGCCTTCTAGACCTCCACTCACTCACCTCCTCCAGGGTCTGGGCTCAGGAACAACAGGAACAGTAGGAGGCCGCCGGTGGGCGAGGGTCCCTTCATGATGCTCAGCCTGgatgcttccttctctctcctcctttcctaCCTGTTATCTGGGTGCCTTTTATATCTGGGGCACCAGGTGAGTCAGCCGCAGGTGAAGATGTATTGCTCATCTTGTGACATTCCTAGGCTCTAATTACCATAGGCCCCTGTGCCACAAACCCCTCCTTTTTTAGGACTGCCGTTTCCCATGGGCTTCTAAGTCCTGGGCAGAGAAGCTGGGGAGATGGGTTATGCACGTGGGGGCTGATGGTACAGTAAGGGGGGCAGAGGATCCATAGTGGCATCCAGTGAGGACATGCACACTCATACCTGTAGTTACACATTCACAGTCACACCTCAGTCACTGGATCAACCTCACATGGTCAGACAACCCCGGACAGAATCATATAGCCTCAGTTATACTCAAAGTCCCACTCCCACACAGTTGTGTTTTCACAATCATCCCACCACACAATCATACTAGCATACCCAAATTCTGATGGGGGCACTGTGGGTAGGGTGGGAGCACAGGGCAGGCTGGCACCAGCTTGCTTTCATTTTCCCCTCCCTGTTTCCTGTCCTAGCCTGCTTGTCTTATCAGCCGACATTGATGGGAATGGGTCCCGAAAGCAGACCTTTTGGCTGAGGAGTCATCTCACCTGGGCCAGTCATATTCAGAGTGAGAAGCTGGGAGAAGTCCCTTTTGGGTGGTAATGTGGTGCCTTGGGGATAACTGAGGTGGGGGTTGCTTTTCCCAGGAAGATGAGACAGAGGAAGGATGAGGTAGATAAGAGCGCACATGAGGGAAGATCAAAGTTCTTGGGTGCCAGGTTGCTGCTGTCAAACAGGTAAAAGACCCAAGAAACCTTACCTTCCTGTTTTTGCCAAGTCCTGTTCCAGAGATGCCAGCCTCCTACCAGCAGGGGCCTGGGGCTTCCAGTCCTTGACTTTTTGAGACATCAGATTCCAGAGCTCAATTATCTCTCCTTTATTCTATTCAAATCCCTGTTTCTCTCTATTGTTGGCCTGGAAgaactaccccccacccccacaaccaACCCTTACACCCTTTGCATCCCATACTCTTGCTAAAACCCCAAGTTCCCATCTCCTTCCTGTCCCTTCTCTTTTAATCCTGTATCCAGCCCAGCCTTTACCTCCTCTTCCTCTTAATCCCTCCATCCCAATGCAAAACtatgcctcctcttcctcctcctgtccTTTCCAGGAAGCTGGGACCAGCAAAGGGTGGGGGCAAGCTGCTAAGTTTAGTGCCCTCGGcaccttgaagaattttccactcttGGTCTGGAAATTTCAACCCTCCTGTCCTGCTCTCTATGTGAAACGTAAACCGAGTCGTAACCCAATAATCCAGCCCTTATCTGCTTGTTTCAGGGATGCGGTCTGCAGCCTTGTGCTCTGTGACCAGCTACCTACCCTCTATGGGGCAGACCTACTCCTGGGACAGGGACTCACACTTCCCTGGGCATCTTCCTGCTGCACCAATCAGAAGGGACCATCAGCTCCCAGAATAGGGACTAATTCCCTACCAGGCCGAACAACTCGAGCTTCTCCTCGTGCTCCTGTCCAGGTTAAGGCTCAGAGGTCCTTCCCTAGAGTCTGTTTTGTGGATATTCAGGAAGTCTGAGTATCCTGAGGATTCTGAGGTTTAGGTCCAGGGTTGGACAGGGTACTCCACTTTGGTCAGGGTTCTTGATGCAGACATTGTGAGGAAATGCCTCAAGAGCCTGTGTCCATTCTTGAGGGTGGCCACAACCCAGAGGTCACTCATCTTGGAATTTCTAATACCAGAGGCCTTAGAGTCTCTCACCCACCCTCCAGTCTGAACTTGTGCCCCAGAGCTTGGGTGCAGCCACTAAGGCACCATCATCTTGTCACAAATCTTTATCAGCTGGCTGGCTGTCACACACTGTGTAGTTTTTCCCAGGCCAGTCAGTCCAGAGGGCTTGGAAGGAAGAAACCAAGTCTTCCAGATATGTACCCATCTCTCCCCTCTAGCTTCTCCAAAGACAGGGCCAGCTATAGCCTGCTATGGCAGGGGCGGCCCCAGGTTGAAAGCCAGCTCTGCCCCCACTCACAAACTGAGCTCTCTCTTTACCTTAATTCTTGGTGCCCTCCCTGGTGCTGGGGGGAGTCCCTAATTGAAAGTAGGTGCCCTAGGAGTCCCTGACTCTTCATCACTTTAGGAACTAGTGGATTTCAGGCCAACTAGATGACAAGACAGACAAGGAAGGTAGGGAGCAGGGGCCACTAGGTTCTCCTAAGGACGTAACGTGGGGGACTGATGCCAAGAATCTTtgtacttcatttatttatttattggccgtGCCAcactggcatgcaggatcttcgtttCCCAACCTGGGAcggaacctgtgctccctgtggTGGGAGCAca
This portion of the Muntiacus reevesi chromosome 10, mMunRee1.1, whole genome shotgun sequence genome encodes:
- the CCL27 gene encoding C-C motif chemokine 27, giving the protein MKGPSPTGGLLLFLLFLSPDPGGALPLPISPACCTQLYRQPLPNKLLRRVIRVELQEADGDCHLQAFVLYLSQRKVCIHPQNRSLIRWFERQGKRLQGTQPNQSLELIGKMGWDPQ